In Shewanella sp. VB17, a single genomic region encodes these proteins:
- a CDS encoding cupin domain-containing protein has protein sequence MMKMTKTDIIQALDLQPHPIEGGYFALTYVSEHTTGHNGQRKLLSTIYYMLTDDSPIGYMHRNKSDIVHFYHSGSAMKYWIIDVNGQLTETVLGSDVTKGQCLQLLVKGGDWKLSHLMKDVGKVNYGLLGEAVSPGFEYADNEIATIELVSQLFPTLATQLAPFVKV, from the coding sequence ATGATGAAAATGACTAAAACAGATATTATTCAGGCACTTGATTTACAGCCACATCCCATTGAAGGTGGGTATTTTGCATTAACCTATGTATCTGAGCATACGACAGGGCATAATGGTCAACGAAAATTATTATCCACTATCTATTATATGCTCACCGATGACAGTCCAATTGGGTATATGCACCGCAATAAGTCGGATATTGTTCATTTCTACCACAGTGGTTCTGCCATGAAGTATTGGATTATTGATGTTAATGGTCAATTAACTGAAACGGTATTAGGATCCGATGTGACTAAAGGGCAGTGCTTGCAACTGCTGGTTAAAGGGGGAGATTGGAAGTTATCTCACCTTATGAAAGACGTCGGTAAGGTGAATTACGGCTTATTGGGTGAGGCTGTTTCACCTGGTTTTGAATATGCAGATAATGAAATAGCAACGATTGAATTGGTGAGCCAATTATTTCCAACATTGGCGACTCAATTGGCGCCATTTGTGAAAGTGTAA
- the kdnA gene encoding 8-amino-3,8-dideoxy-alpha-D-manno-octulosonate transaminase KdnA translates to MPGFELFGPEEKQEVADVMEHGFTFRYNFDHMRNDRWKTREMEQLLCEKMNVKHAHLLSSGTAALQTALAAAGIGAGDEVIVPPFTFVASVEAVFMAGAVPIFAEIDTTLCLSPEGIEAAITPRTKAVNLVHMCGSMGKLDEIKAICEKHNLVLIEDACQAIGGTYKGQALGTIGDVGCYSFDSVKTITCGEGGAVITNSDTIYKHTHMFSDHGHDHVGNDRGAEDHPIMGLNFRISEMNSAMGLAQLRKLDTIIDIQRKNKHTIKAAIADITDISFRELPDVEGDSAGFLTFMMQTEERTIEINKRLAENGVDGCFYWYVNNWHYLSNWKHIQELKSCSALPITLIENRPDYTKVSVPKSDAIMSRTISMLIKLSWTEDEIAQRIENIRKAFA, encoded by the coding sequence ATGCCCGGTTTTGAATTATTTGGTCCTGAAGAGAAGCAGGAAGTTGCAGATGTAATGGAACATGGTTTTACGTTCCGTTATAACTTCGATCATATGCGTAATGACCGCTGGAAAACACGTGAGATGGAGCAATTACTGTGTGAAAAAATGAATGTAAAACATGCCCACTTACTCTCTAGTGGAACCGCTGCACTCCAAACGGCACTTGCAGCTGCAGGTATTGGTGCCGGTGATGAGGTGATTGTACCTCCGTTTACTTTCGTCGCTTCCGTTGAAGCCGTCTTTATGGCAGGCGCAGTGCCGATATTTGCAGAAATTGATACCACTTTATGTTTATCCCCCGAAGGCATTGAAGCCGCGATCACACCACGCACTAAAGCGGTTAATTTAGTTCATATGTGTGGTTCTATGGGTAAGTTAGATGAAATAAAAGCCATTTGTGAAAAGCACAACTTGGTATTAATCGAAGACGCTTGCCAGGCCATCGGTGGAACATATAAAGGTCAAGCACTTGGCACTATTGGTGATGTCGGTTGTTATTCATTTGATTCAGTGAAAACCATTACTTGTGGTGAAGGTGGCGCTGTGATCACCAACAGTGACACGATTTATAAACACACTCATATGTTCTCAGATCATGGCCATGATCATGTCGGCAACGACCGTGGTGCTGAAGATCATCCAATCATGGGATTAAATTTCCGCATATCTGAAATGAATTCAGCAATGGGCTTAGCTCAACTGCGTAAACTCGATACCATTATCGACATCCAACGTAAAAATAAACACACGATTAAAGCTGCTATTGCCGATATTACTGACATATCTTTCCGTGAACTTCCTGATGTAGAAGGTGATTCAGCGGGTTTTCTTACCTTTATGATGCAAACAGAAGAGCGCACCATTGAGATCAATAAAAGGCTAGCAGAAAATGGCGTTGATGGTTGCTTCTATTGGTATGTGAATAACTGGCACTACCTAAGCAACTGGAAGCATATTCAAGAGCTTAAGTCTTGTTCTGCCCTACCCATCACATTGATTGAAAACCGCCCTGATTACACAAAAGTCTCAGTGCCAAAATCTGATGCCATCATGAGCCGAACCATCTCTATGCTGATCAAACTGTCGTGGACAGAAGATGAGATTGCTCAGCGTATTGAAAATATAAGAAAAGCCTTTGCTTAA
- a CDS encoding M15 family metallopeptidase, which translates to MLIPTTAIYGLKSSHLVDYQGHKLQQDTAVALATMSAAAKSQGIEIQICSGYRSFAAQLNIWNTKALGTRTLLDIDSHPVSIINKSDKELVELILLWSALPGTSRHHWGTDIDLYDANAIAGKNLRLITSEYQESGPCGRLHTWLVQCSHEFGFYFPFQQGLSGVSPEPWHLSFFPVANQYLNQFKLDKVTSILDDTDIELKEVLMAKIPDIVKEYVHRVAPSPTYFDASKPHRL; encoded by the coding sequence TTGCTGATCCCAACCACTGCAATCTATGGCCTAAAGAGCTCACACCTTGTGGATTATCAAGGCCATAAACTTCAACAGGACACGGCTGTGGCCTTAGCGACAATGAGTGCCGCTGCAAAATCTCAAGGGATAGAGATCCAGATCTGTTCAGGCTATCGAAGCTTTGCTGCACAGTTGAATATTTGGAATACTAAGGCTCTGGGGACACGTACATTATTAGATATTGATTCACATCCGGTATCAATAATAAATAAAAGTGATAAAGAATTAGTTGAATTAATCTTATTATGGTCAGCGCTTCCGGGCACATCACGACATCATTGGGGAACTGATATTGATCTCTATGACGCTAATGCCATAGCAGGTAAAAACTTACGGCTGATCACATCTGAATATCAAGAGTCTGGACCTTGTGGTCGCCTGCACACTTGGTTGGTTCAATGCAGTCATGAGTTTGGTTTTTATTTCCCATTTCAACAGGGCCTAAGTGGTGTCAGTCCAGAGCCTTGGCATCTGAGTTTTTTCCCTGTGGCTAATCAATATCTCAATCAATTTAAACTCGATAAAGTAACATCGATTTTAGATGATACTGACATCGAACTCAAAGAGGTATTAATGGCAAAAATCCCCGATATCGTGAAAGAATATGTACACAGAGTCGCACCTAGCCCGACCTATTTTGATGCGAGTAAACCGCATAGACTTTAG
- the can gene encoding carbonate dehydratase — MKILKPLFDNNRRWAKRIVQEKPHFFEQLATQQHPEYLWIGCSDSRVPSNQIIDLMPGEVFVHRNIANMVIHTDLNCLSVLQYAVEVLKVKHIMVVGHYGCGGVKASMGNERLGLIDNWLGHIRDVHRLHTEELSKLDGKEKFDRLCELNVIEQVGNVSSTNIVQDAWLRGQNVSVHGWIYGIENGLLSDLDVTVDNEKFKPE; from the coding sequence ATGAAAATACTAAAACCACTTTTTGATAATAATCGCCGTTGGGCTAAACGTATCGTACAAGAAAAACCCCATTTCTTTGAACAATTGGCGACCCAACAACACCCTGAATACCTGTGGATTGGCTGTTCAGACAGTCGTGTACCTTCAAATCAAATCATCGATCTTATGCCTGGCGAAGTGTTCGTTCATCGTAACATTGCCAACATGGTCATACACACAGATCTTAACTGCCTTTCTGTACTGCAATATGCAGTCGAAGTCCTTAAAGTTAAGCATATCATGGTCGTGGGCCACTATGGCTGCGGTGGAGTTAAAGCCTCAATGGGCAACGAACGCTTAGGCCTTATCGATAATTGGTTAGGACACATTAGAGATGTTCACCGTCTCCATACTGAAGAGCTCAGTAAGCTCGACGGAAAAGAAAAATTCGATCGCCTTTGTGAACTCAACGTGATTGAACAAGTGGGCAATGTAAGCAGTACCAATATTGTGCAAGATGCGTGGTTAAGGGGACAAAATGTCTCTGTGCACGGGTGGATATACGGCATCGAAAATGGCTTATTATCTGATTTAGATGTGACCGTCGACAATGAAAAGTTTAAGCCCGAATAA
- the kdsB gene encoding 3-deoxy-manno-octulosonate cytidylyltransferase, with protein MNVTLLIPARYGSSRFPGKPLAPINGKPMIQHVYERASLAKGLSAIYVATDDQRIKEAVDAFGGNVVMTDPQAASGTDRIEDAIKQLGLNDNDLVVNLQGDQPLIDPISIEQIITLFERHPNEFGMATLGVEITEQSELDDPKHVKMVFDNDFYALYFSRARIPFGRDTNEHPVYKHLGIYAYTRSFIATFAKLPLGRLEDLEKLEQLRALEYGYKIKVAISAFDSPEVDTPEDIRICEARLAVD; from the coding sequence ATGAATGTCACCCTGTTAATCCCTGCACGCTATGGCTCAAGCCGTTTTCCTGGCAAACCCTTGGCGCCGATTAACGGTAAGCCTATGATCCAGCATGTCTATGAGCGCGCCTCTTTAGCAAAAGGATTAAGCGCCATTTATGTTGCAACTGATGATCAACGCATCAAAGAGGCGGTAGACGCATTTGGGGGTAATGTTGTCATGACCGATCCTCAAGCCGCATCAGGCACAGATCGTATTGAGGATGCTATCAAGCAGTTAGGGTTAAACGATAACGATTTAGTGGTTAACCTGCAAGGGGATCAACCTTTAATCGATCCTATCTCAATCGAACAAATCATCACCTTATTTGAGCGTCATCCGAATGAATTTGGCATGGCAACTCTCGGGGTTGAAATAACCGAACAATCAGAACTTGACGATCCTAAGCATGTCAAAATGGTCTTCGATAATGATTTTTATGCGTTATACTTTTCACGTGCGCGTATTCCATTTGGCCGTGATACTAATGAGCATCCAGTTTATAAACACTTAGGTATTTATGCTTACACACGCAGCTTTATTGCCACCTTTGCAAAATTACCACTGGGACGTTTAGAAGATTTAGAAAAACTAGAGCAATTAAGAGCATTGGAATATGGTTATAAGATCAAAGTCGCGATCAGTGCTTTTGATTCTCCAGAGGTTGATACTCCGGAGGACATTCGGATCTGTGAAGCTCGTTTAGCTGTCGACTAA
- a CDS encoding DUF2897 family protein, with amino-acid sequence MPDLETWLIIILILGVVVSNLAVLKYHAKMKMSHFGQEHKQIKKNKLHNDSQANTEETPPSSVTNQDNRDRDKD; translated from the coding sequence ATGCCTGATCTCGAAACATGGCTCATTATTATATTAATCCTTGGTGTTGTTGTGAGTAATCTAGCGGTTCTCAAGTACCACGCTAAAATGAAAATGAGCCATTTTGGTCAAGAGCATAAGCAAATCAAAAAAAACAAACTGCATAATGATAGCCAAGCCAATACAGAAGAAACACCGCCATCTTCAGTAACAAATCAAGATAACAGAGACAGAGACAAAGATTAA
- a CDS encoding alpha/beta fold hydrolase, translating into MNFISNRKTLTIDNNTLSYLDIGTGPVLLLGHCYLWDAHIWAHQIAHLSQHYRCIAPDLWGHGQSDDLPESCRSLPQIADQMLYMMDHLAIEEFAVIGLSVGGMWGAELALKAPHRVKALIMMGCFLGFEPEVARAKYYTMLNIIQHSAKISENLITQIAPLFFTRDVENCHSDLFIDFKQTLAKMPPKQLDTICKLGKIIFGRRDLLEDMGSLTAPCLIMTGLEDKLHPVLEGYLMHDAIKGSEYVHIPQAGHVSPLEQPEFVNIQLSLFLNKHYPNPTHANTAQIGHHLNNNNH; encoded by the coding sequence ATGAACTTTATCTCAAATAGAAAAACATTAACAATAGACAACAACACACTCAGTTATCTTGATATTGGTACTGGCCCTGTACTCCTTCTTGGACACTGCTACCTTTGGGACGCACACATATGGGCTCATCAAATTGCGCATTTAAGTCAACACTATCGTTGTATCGCGCCCGATCTTTGGGGCCATGGTCAATCTGATGATTTACCCGAGTCCTGCCGTTCACTGCCACAAATTGCCGATCAGATGCTGTACATGATGGACCACTTAGCCATCGAAGAGTTTGCTGTGATCGGTCTATCTGTGGGTGGCATGTGGGGCGCTGAATTGGCATTAAAAGCACCACATCGTGTGAAAGCACTCATTATGATGGGGTGTTTTCTCGGATTTGAGCCTGAAGTTGCACGGGCTAAATATTATACTATGTTGAATATTATTCAGCACTCTGCGAAAATTTCTGAGAACTTGATTACACAAATAGCCCCTTTATTTTTTACCCGTGACGTTGAAAATTGTCACTCAGATCTGTTTATCGACTTTAAGCAAACACTGGCAAAAATGCCCCCTAAACAGTTAGACACCATTTGCAAACTCGGAAAAATCATCTTTGGGAGGCGAGATCTGTTAGAAGACATGGGATCGTTAACCGCCCCTTGCTTAATCATGACAGGGCTCGAAGACAAACTGCATCCTGTATTAGAAGGCTACCTTATGCATGATGCCATCAAAGGCAGTGAATATGTTCATATTCCTCAAGCTGGACATGTTAGTCCCTTAGAACAACCAGAGTTTGTCAATATACAACTCAGTTTATTCCTTAATAAACATTACCCTAACCCAACACATGCCAATACAGCACAAATTGGACATCACCTAAACAATAATAATCATTAA
- the kdnB gene encoding 3-deoxy-alpha-D-manno-octulosonate 8-oxidase KdnB: MSFKNFKCVPKMIFGRGSFVQLDTVLDAERSDPSDFVVFLVDDVHQGKSLIERIPAKAHDLLIYVNVDDEPTTKQVDTLTEQVHAFNTKRPVSVIGLGGGSTLDLAKAVALMITNTGGSAMYQGWDLIKHPAIHHIGIPTVSGTGAEASRTAVLCGPVRKLGLNSDHTVFDQIIMDSELIAGVPTDQWFYTGMDCYIHCVESLEGTYLNEFAKAFAEKAMDLCREVFIYDHAEKDDKLMMASYMGGMSIAYSQVGACHAVSYGLSYVLGYHHGLGNCLAFDVLEEFYPEGVTEFRQMMDKHNIVLPKNICKDLPDDTIAKMVAVTKSMGPLWDNVYGEGWEEKVTDEMLTKLFRRI, encoded by the coding sequence ATGAGTTTTAAAAATTTCAAATGTGTCCCGAAAATGATTTTTGGACGTGGCTCATTTGTCCAACTTGACACAGTATTAGATGCTGAGCGCAGCGACCCCAGTGATTTTGTGGTCTTTCTTGTTGATGATGTTCACCAAGGCAAGTCACTTATTGAACGCATCCCAGCAAAAGCTCATGACCTACTTATTTACGTTAATGTCGATGATGAACCTACAACGAAGCAAGTGGATACCCTCACTGAGCAAGTGCACGCTTTTAACACTAAGCGACCAGTGAGCGTGATTGGACTGGGTGGTGGATCAACACTGGATTTAGCGAAAGCCGTTGCGCTAATGATCACCAATACAGGTGGCAGTGCCATGTACCAAGGTTGGGATCTCATTAAGCACCCAGCCATTCATCACATCGGTATTCCAACCGTATCTGGCACAGGCGCAGAAGCCTCTCGTACTGCGGTACTTTGTGGCCCTGTGCGTAAGCTAGGTCTTAATTCAGATCACACGGTATTTGACCAGATCATCATGGATTCTGAACTTATTGCTGGTGTTCCTACGGATCAATGGTTCTACACTGGTATGGATTGTTATATCCATTGTGTTGAGTCACTTGAAGGCACATACCTCAATGAATTTGCCAAAGCTTTTGCTGAAAAAGCCATGGATCTTTGCCGTGAGGTTTTCATCTACGATCATGCTGAAAAAGATGACAAATTAATGATGGCATCCTACATGGGCGGCATGAGCATCGCGTACAGCCAAGTGGGTGCCTGCCATGCTGTGTCTTATGGGTTAAGTTATGTACTCGGTTATCATCATGGACTCGGCAACTGTTTAGCGTTCGATGTGCTCGAAGAGTTCTATCCAGAAGGTGTAACAGAGTTCCGCCAAATGATGGATAAGCATAATATTGTGCTGCCAAAAAACATCTGTAAAGATCTTCCAGATGACACCATCGCTAAAATGGTTGCCGTGACCAAGAGCATGGGGCCACTTTGGGATAATGTCTATGGCGAAGGCTGGGAAGAAAAAGTCACTGACGAGATGCTAACGAAGCTATTTCGTCGTATCTAA
- the dapE gene encoding succinyl-diaminopimelate desuccinylase translates to MSQDVLTLAQDLISRPSVTPLDEGCQTLMASRLKVKGFDIEPMVFEDTTNMWARRGKEGPLFCFAGHTDVVPVGDLNRWHTPPFEPVVIDGYLHGRGAADMKGSLAAMIVATERFVEKNPNHHGSIAFLITSDEEGPFINGTPRVIDTLEARNEKITWSLVGEPSSTHKLGDIVKNGRRGSLTGNLTINGIQGHVAYPHLADNPIHNAAPALDELARMKWDNGNAFFPPTSFQIANIQGGTGASNVIPGALDVMFNFRYSTEVTAEILIKRVLNILDAHGLNYDISWIYNGLPFLTNDGPLLDATRDAIKQITGTDTQPQTSGGTSDGRFIAPTGAHVIELGPVNATIHKVNECVKVSDLELLAQCYEVILEKLLC, encoded by the coding sequence ATGAGTCAAGATGTCTTAACCCTAGCTCAAGATCTGATCTCTCGCCCATCAGTTACGCCTCTCGATGAAGGCTGCCAAACATTAATGGCAAGCAGACTCAAGGTTAAAGGTTTTGACATTGAACCTATGGTATTTGAAGATACCACCAATATGTGGGCTAGACGGGGTAAAGAAGGCCCCCTTTTTTGTTTTGCAGGACATACAGATGTCGTGCCTGTTGGCGATCTTAACCGTTGGCATACACCGCCATTCGAACCTGTAGTGATTGATGGTTATCTTCATGGACGTGGCGCTGCAGACATGAAAGGCTCGTTAGCTGCGATGATAGTTGCGACCGAACGTTTTGTCGAAAAAAATCCCAATCATCATGGCTCCATCGCTTTTCTTATCACCAGTGACGAAGAAGGTCCCTTTATCAATGGTACACCTCGTGTTATCGATACCCTAGAAGCACGTAACGAGAAAATCACTTGGTCATTGGTCGGTGAGCCTTCATCTACCCATAAATTAGGCGATATCGTCAAAAATGGTCGCAGAGGCAGTTTAACTGGCAACCTAACCATCAATGGTATTCAAGGGCATGTGGCTTATCCTCATCTTGCCGATAACCCAATCCATAACGCCGCTCCAGCCCTAGATGAATTAGCCCGTATGAAATGGGATAATGGCAATGCATTTTTTCCACCTACCAGCTTTCAAATTGCCAATATACAAGGCGGAACAGGCGCATCGAATGTAATACCTGGTGCACTGGATGTCATGTTTAACTTTCGTTATTCGACCGAAGTCACAGCAGAGATCCTAATCAAGCGAGTGCTCAATATTTTGGATGCACATGGATTGAATTACGATATTAGCTGGATCTATAACGGCCTTCCTTTCTTAACTAATGACGGTCCTTTACTTGATGCGACTCGTGATGCAATAAAACAAATCACAGGCACGGATACGCAACCACAAACTTCCGGTGGTACATCTGATGGTCGCTTCATTGCACCAACCGGTGCTCATGTTATTGAGCTAGGCCCTGTCAATGCTACTATTCATAAGGTCAACGAATGTGTCAAAGTGTCTGATCTTGAGTTATTAGCCCAATGCTATGAAGTGATTTTGGAAAAGTTACTTTGCTGA
- a CDS encoding ArsC family reductase translates to MTLFGIKNCDTVKKARKWAEANQLTIHFHDFRIDGLSKEQVEAWVAVIGWETLFNKRSTSFRQLSDDDKKDLNETKAIELMLAHPTLIKRPVLSSEGNVLVGFKEAEYKAWFTR, encoded by the coding sequence TTGACTCTTTTTGGAATTAAAAATTGTGACACAGTCAAAAAAGCGCGAAAATGGGCAGAAGCAAATCAATTGACTATTCATTTCCATGATTTTCGTATTGATGGGCTAAGCAAAGAACAGGTTGAAGCCTGGGTTGCAGTCATAGGCTGGGAAACTCTTTTCAACAAGCGTAGTACCAGTTTTCGACAGCTCAGTGATGATGATAAAAAAGATCTCAATGAAACCAAAGCCATTGAACTGATGTTAGCTCACCCAACGTTGATAAAAAGACCGGTATTATCAAGCGAAGGTAACGTCCTTGTGGGATTCAAAGAAGCAGAATATAAAGCGTGGTTTACCCGATGA